A single genomic interval of bacterium harbors:
- a CDS encoding Ig-like domain-containing protein: MKVRLSKNTVCFIISTILCTFLLKGPVARAQVAGPGPYVWIDVSSKSGRENLTLGDDDFRTVDLESIGFHFSFLGEPLTQLKISSNGYLTFGNNDAAKWSNEPLADSADPNKAYTGNPGDIIAPLWADLDPATGGAVYYLVDRVSKPARLIVEWHDIPMRHYTGEIASDTVTFEVILYEESNEIVFQYKDVITGSDRSTRGACATIGLKYHNQTVRQYSYNTRNALSNGMAVSFNQAARFVPQVYQGTTGSTPGGSTEPGSGTTPGSGTAPGSSTIPSGSTEPGSGSIAGSSAPPGSSPPPAASTIPVADTTPASGQNCEPIIEAINPPPNSTNISVNPKITLNIRALCGGLDRNSIRLFVDGRNVTSAATIADTSQGLTLSYRPNTPLACSTIIPVRVEASDQSGHSATRSYFLYSEDSCKPYLTSSNPPDQSCVPANATFTYGIGDLGSGVDIGSVHLTVNGSDVTAKASITATDEQGCLISYTSAAPFEKNQRVSVRITASDYAVPPNSMEAVFEYMTCYQGWTYFWLDRPVSDLALDKKGILWAATLGAGLFKYSPKADGDPLKPVYWTDYHPVTGLPGDWITCLAGDKQGNLWLCAQPDNDTGGGVVKFDPDKGTVVKFFPKGQNGLPDDPIHDLAIDPNDGVWVATQNHGVFRLYNQQWKLMFDTSRGLTDNWVKAIAPDDAGNIWLATEFGDIFKFNSANQLIYSSNLDSSFSVFNAYGININSLFFDPVEDTLWVATGDGAYHYRADRAVRWSKVTGLASKGVNAIFPVTRSDYPGEKYWFAADGGIFATTDWKAWKSYTAQMNPYSSPDDQIRCIQQDASGNLWFGTDSGVSRLDITPPVVKSITPNPDATEVSLSQDITITFSEPMDFASLLENITITPDDPNFTVKPSPDLTSITFQAPKSKLAPKTTYQISIDQGVMDLSGNQLSSARSSSFVTQQQASTTTNTSQTTSYSYGIWPLYTSNWLALLNPDWWSSYSSSGWSSYDQNSWPSSHSGWWSSNSSNPWSSYNSSWLPSYSSSGWPSYGHSSSYGLFNNSFGNSYNWSGNNWSGTNLWSSWP; the protein is encoded by the coding sequence ATGAAAGTCAGGTTATCGAAGAACACTGTGTGCTTCATTATATCAACAATCTTGTGTACTTTTCTGCTGAAAGGTCCGGTAGCCAGGGCCCAGGTCGCTGGCCCCGGTCCGTATGTATGGATAGATGTGTCCTCAAAATCCGGCAGGGAAAACCTGACTCTTGGGGATGATGATTTTCGAACTGTGGACCTGGAAAGTATCGGGTTTCATTTCTCTTTTTTGGGAGAGCCGCTGACTCAGCTTAAGATTTCTTCCAATGGATATCTCACCTTTGGCAATAACGATGCTGCCAAGTGGAGCAATGAGCCCCTGGCTGATTCGGCTGATCCGAATAAAGCCTATACGGGAAATCCCGGTGATATTATTGCTCCCCTGTGGGCTGATCTCGATCCCGCAACTGGGGGGGCAGTCTATTACCTTGTTGACAGGGTGAGTAAACCTGCCCGGCTTATTGTCGAGTGGCATGATATTCCCATGCGCCACTATACCGGCGAGATTGCCTCGGACACCGTTACCTTTGAGGTGATCCTGTATGAGGAAAGTAATGAAATTGTATTTCAGTACAAGGATGTTATAACAGGAAGCGACCGTTCAACCCGCGGGGCCTGTGCTACAATCGGCCTCAAGTATCACAACCAGACAGTCAGACAGTATTCGTACAATACCAGGAATGCACTCAGCAATGGGATGGCTGTCTCCTTTAACCAGGCAGCGCGATTTGTACCCCAGGTCTACCAGGGGACAACAGGCTCAACTCCCGGCGGGAGTACCGAGCCCGGCAGCGGGACTACGCCTGGCAGTGGGACTGCACCCGGCAGTAGCACAATACCCAGTGGGAGCACTGAACCTGGCAGTGGCTCAATAGCCGGCAGCAGCGCTCCCCCCGGCAGCAGCCCCCCCCCTGCTGCCAGTACCATTCCTGTTGCCGATACCACCCCTGCCAGCGGCCAGAATTGTGAGCCGATTATCGAAGCTATCAATCCACCCCCCAATTCCACGAATATTTCGGTCAACCCGAAGATTACCCTGAATATCAGGGCCCTGTGTGGCGGGCTCGACCGGAATTCCATCCGCCTTTTTGTCGATGGACGCAATGTCACCAGTGCAGCCACCATCGCCGATACTTCACAGGGGCTCACCCTGAGCTACCGGCCCAATACACCCCTTGCGTGCTCGACCATTATCCCGGTCAGGGTCGAGGCAAGCGATCAGTCCGGTCATTCGGCAACCCGCAGCTATTTCCTCTACAGCGAGGATTCCTGCAAGCCATATCTGACAAGCAGTAATCCTCCTGACCAGTCCTGTGTACCGGCCAATGCCACCTTTACCTATGGTATCGGCGATCTTGGATCAGGCGTGGACATTGGCTCCGTGCACCTGACAGTAAACGGAAGTGATGTTACCGCAAAGGCAAGCATCACTGCAACAGATGAGCAGGGATGCCTCATTTCCTACACTTCCGCTGCACCGTTTGAAAAGAATCAGCGGGTTTCAGTCAGGATAACAGCCAGTGATTATGCTGTGCCCCCCAATAGCATGGAGGCTGTTTTTGAGTATATGACCTGCTATCAGGGATGGACTTATTTTTGGCTCGACAGACCGGTCTCCGATCTTGCCCTGGATAAGAAAGGCATTCTCTGGGCAGCAACCCTCGGAGCCGGACTGTTCAAGTATTCTCCCAAAGCTGACGGGGACCCGCTGAAGCCGGTTTATTGGACCGACTACCATCCCGTTACGGGTCTGCCCGGCGATTGGATCACCTGCCTGGCTGGAGATAAGCAAGGGAATCTCTGGCTCTGCGCTCAACCGGACAATGATACGGGAGGGGGCGTGGTCAAGTTCGATCCGGACAAGGGTACCGTAGTCAAGTTTTTTCCGAAGGGGCAAAACGGGCTGCCCGATGATCCGATCCATGATCTTGCGATCGACCCCAATGACGGTGTCTGGGTAGCGACCCAGAATCACGGCGTTTTCCGTTTGTACAACCAGCAGTGGAAGCTCATGTTTGATACCAGTCGCGGCCTGACTGATAACTGGGTCAAGGCCATAGCCCCGGATGATGCAGGCAATATCTGGCTGGCTACGGAATTCGGCGACATCTTTAAATTCAATTCAGCCAACCAGCTCATTTACAGCTCGAACCTTGACAGCTCGTTCTCCGTTTTCAATGCCTATGGTATCAATATCAACTCACTTTTCTTCGACCCTGTGGAAGATACTCTCTGGGTAGCTACAGGAGATGGAGCATATCATTATCGTGCCGATCGTGCGGTCCGGTGGTCCAAAGTAACCGGCCTGGCAAGCAAGGGCGTAAACGCGATTTTTCCGGTGACCCGGAGTGATTATCCCGGTGAAAAGTACTGGTTTGCTGCCGATGGCGGCATTTTTGCCACCACTGACTGGAAAGCCTGGAAGAGTTATACTGCCCAGATGAATCCATATTCTTCTCCTGATGATCAGATACGGTGCATTCAGCAGGATGCCAGCGGCAATTTGTGGTTCGGTACGGACAGTGGAGTCAGCAGGCTGGATATTACTCCGCCGGTGGTGAAGAGTATTACGCCCAATCCCGATGCCACTGAGGTCAGTTTATCGCAGGATATAACTATTACCTTCAGTGAGCCTATGGATTTTGCCTCCCTGCTGGAGAATATTACGATTACGCCGGATGACCCGAACTTTACAGTCAAACCATCGCCGGACCTGACCTCGATCACTTTTCAGGCCCCCAAATCAAAGCTGGCCCCAAAGACCACCTACCAGATCAGCATTGACCAGGGCGTCATGGATCTTTCCGGAAATCAGCTCAGCTCGGCAAGAAGCAGCTCTTTCGTGACCCAACAGCAGGCCAGTACGACGACAAATACCAGCCAAACTACTTCTTATTCTTATGGAATTTGGCCGTTGTACACGTCGAACTGGCTGGCATTATTAAATCCAGACTGGTGGTCATCCTATAGCTCAAGCGGGTGGTCATCGTATGATCAGAATTCGTGGCCATCCTCTCATTCAGGTTGGTGGTCATCGAACAGCTCGAACCCCTGGTCATCCTATAATTCAAGCTGGCTGCCATCGTATAGTTCGAGCGGGTGGCCATCGTATGGCCATTCTTCCTCATATGGCCTGTTCAATAATTCATTCGGTAATTCATATAACTGGTCTGGCAACAACTGGTCTGGGACAAATCTGTGGTCAAGCTGGCCTTAA
- a CDS encoding glucose-1-phosphate adenylyltransferase, producing the protein MLNDVIAVILGGGRGTRLLPLTLERAKPAVSFAGKYRLIDIPISNSINSGINRIFVLTQFMSASLHRHVMQTYQFDLFRGGLVDLLAAEQTLQRTDWFQGTADAVRATLKHTLYYRTEQMLILSGDHLYRMNYADLIRFHREKKADVTLCVYPVTPAEAPGMGLLKVDESGAVQEFVEKPEDPAVIEHFMASRNIFESQGLTLDPDRCLASMGIYVFESKVLTELLADQAKNDFGHEVIPSAIGQYRVMAYPFSGYWKDIGTIATFFEANLALLQPEPPFSLYWPRWPFYTRNRALPPSRIVQSRIIDSLVVEGSEIKGAHIIDSIVGMRGVVRKGSRLDNVVMLGADFYDGEQVLGNFREMKRKPGRFRETDKDLPRLGIGRGCQIERAIIDKNVRIGDEVIIRAKPEAKDSQSDIAWVRDGITIIPKGAVIPSGTRL; encoded by the coding sequence ATGTTAAACGATGTCATAGCTGTTATTCTCGGTGGCGGGCGCGGCACACGGCTGCTTCCCCTCACGCTTGAGCGGGCCAAGCCGGCCGTGAGCTTTGCCGGTAAATACCGGCTGATCGACATTCCTATCTCGAACAGCATCAATTCCGGAATCAACCGGATCTTCGTCCTGACGCAATTCATGTCAGCCAGTCTGCACCGGCATGTCATGCAGACCTATCAGTTTGACCTGTTCAGAGGCGGACTGGTAGATCTTCTGGCTGCCGAGCAGACCCTTCAGCGGACGGACTGGTTCCAGGGTACGGCAGATGCCGTGCGGGCCACCCTGAAGCATACCCTGTATTACCGGACGGAGCAGATGCTCATTCTCTCTGGTGATCACCTGTACCGGATGAATTACGCCGACCTCATCCGCTTTCACCGGGAAAAGAAGGCCGATGTCACCTTGTGTGTCTATCCGGTCACTCCGGCGGAAGCTCCGGGCATGGGGCTGCTCAAGGTGGATGAGTCGGGAGCGGTGCAGGAGTTTGTCGAAAAGCCCGAAGATCCGGCAGTTATCGAGCACTTCATGGCTTCGCGGAACATCTTTGAATCACAGGGGCTGACCCTCGATCCGGACCGCTGCCTGGCCTCGATGGGTATTTATGTCTTCGAGTCAAAGGTTCTGACCGAACTCCTGGCCGACCAGGCCAAAAATGACTTCGGGCATGAGGTCATTCCTTCAGCCATCGGGCAATACCGGGTCATGGCCTATCCTTTTTCCGGCTACTGGAAAGATATCGGGACGATCGCCACCTTCTTCGAGGCCAACCTCGCCCTGCTCCAGCCTGAGCCTCCTTTTTCCCTGTACTGGCCCCGGTGGCCCTTCTATACCCGCAACCGTGCCCTGCCGCCCAGCAGGATCGTGCAATCCAGGATCATTGACAGCCTGGTAGTCGAAGGCTCGGAAATCAAAGGCGCCCACATCATTGATTCCATTGTGGGCATGCGCGGCGTGGTCCGCAAGGGAAGCCGCCTCGATAACGTGGTCATGCTGGGAGCCGATTTCTACGACGGCGAACAGGTACTGGGCAACTTCCGGGAAATGAAAAGAAAACCGGGCAGATTCCGGGAAACGGACAAGGATCTGCCCCGACTTGGCATCGGGAGAGGCTGCCAGATCGAGCGGGCCATCATCGATAAAAACGTGCGCATCGGTGATGAGGTCATCATCCGGGCAAAACCGGAAGCCAAAGATTCTCAGAGCGATATCGCCTGGGTCCGGGACGGTATCACCATTATCCCCAAAGGTGCGGTAATCCCGTCAGGAACGAGGTTGTAA
- a CDS encoding MASE3 domain-containing protein has translation MKSRLFTPWSRYSGLIVSVLLVLAGLYLMNYVNGLLAHSLVEIFGIIVAGGIFMTGWNSRQFQDNNFYPFLGVAYLFIGGMEVLYLLSYSGLMIFPNYGSDPNLTMQFWIAARFIESISFLIAPLFIGRKLNARRVFTGYITASFLVLWAILSQYISPIYFIEGAGSTLFGRMSRLVICLILLASITHLIHRRREFEPAVLYLVVTSIIITISSELIIAFFAVRSGGPYTLTCLTLNAFSFYLIYKAIVETGMMRPYQLLFRNLKRSEELLRESASRCEISLEQSKRELTIRNQISDIFLTVPDDRMYADVLHIILQAMDSRFGFFGYINQDGDMVFPSMTREIWDECRIPDKKIVFPRREWGGIWGQALVGKRTIRSNEPGTVPRGHIPITRTLIVPIIHSGKVIGEIAVANKATDYTDKDQELLETIVNSKIAPILYARLESECQERERQRAEESIRSAYAELDQIFNTAADGMRVVDKNFTVIRTNKTFSTMAGLSQEEMVGKKCHEVFPGSACHTPDCPLIRILHGEEHIESEVIKERLDGRKISCLVNATPFRGPDGELIGAVEDLKDITERKQMMEELCRAKEEAEAKYLALVEQANDGVAIIQDEAWKFVNRVMTEIIGYTVQEMMDRPFWEVVAPESRDLMIRRYRSRLSGKDTPSFYEARFQAKDGTIRDIEISAGLVQYHGKPATLGIFRDVTSRKRMENELLKAQKLESVGLLAGGIAHDFNNLLAAIIGNLSLIEMYLKSGGSIFEPLKNTERASQQARELTQQLLTFSKGGNPVRKTASIANLLRDAARLALSGSNVTCRLHLPDNLWWAEIDEGQISQVINNLLINADQAMPEGGTIELQAENVVIREGSEGSNGDDLPLDDGRYIRVTVRDQGIGIPKEYLTRIFDPYFTTKQKGSGLGLAICYSIVRKHAGHITVESKVGVGTSFSFYLPASAREAFVVEDVIEEGPIRGQGKILFMDDQEIIRDMAEEMLLDLGYEVELAREGQEAVEMYKKARESGHAFDAVILDLTIPGGMGGDETIRKLLEIDPKVNAIVSSGYSGDPIVSEYRQHGFQGVVAKPYNLEGLSRELHRVLKGTGAYGPKPLADRGTHSRYPGR, from the coding sequence ATGAAAAGCCGGTTATTCACTCCCTGGTCCAGATACTCAGGCCTGATTGTCAGCGTGCTCTTGGTTTTGGCCGGGCTGTATCTGATGAACTATGTTAATGGCCTTCTTGCTCACAGCCTGGTCGAGATTTTCGGAATCATCGTCGCTGGCGGAATATTCATGACCGGATGGAACTCACGTCAGTTCCAGGATAATAACTTCTATCCATTCCTCGGTGTTGCCTACCTCTTTATCGGCGGCATGGAAGTGCTCTATCTCCTTTCATACAGCGGTCTCATGATATTCCCGAATTATGGGAGCGACCCGAATCTCACGATGCAGTTCTGGATCGCTGCCCGCTTCATCGAAAGTATTTCTTTTCTGATCGCTCCCCTGTTTATCGGCAGGAAACTGAATGCCCGGCGGGTATTTACGGGTTACATTACTGCCAGTTTCCTTGTGCTGTGGGCCATCCTTTCCCAATACATTTCCCCGATCTATTTTATCGAGGGAGCAGGGTCAACTCTGTTTGGCAGGATGAGCAGACTGGTCATTTGCCTGATCTTGCTGGCCTCGATTACGCACCTCATTCACCGGCGCAGGGAGTTTGAACCGGCTGTTCTCTACCTGGTGGTTACTTCAATTATCATTACCATCAGTTCCGAATTGATCATTGCTTTTTTTGCTGTAAGGAGCGGTGGCCCTTACACGCTGACCTGTCTGACACTCAATGCCTTTTCATTCTACCTCATCTACAAGGCCATCGTCGAGACCGGCATGATGAGGCCGTATCAGCTTCTTTTCCGGAATCTGAAGCGGAGCGAGGAACTGCTGAGGGAAAGTGCGAGCCGCTGTGAGATTTCCCTTGAGCAATCAAAACGGGAGTTGACCATCAGAAACCAGATCTCCGACATTTTCCTGACGGTCCCGGATGACCGGATGTACGCGGATGTACTCCACATAATTCTCCAGGCTATGGACAGCAGGTTCGGGTTCTTCGGGTATATCAATCAGGATGGAGATATGGTCTTTCCATCCATGACCAGGGAGATCTGGGATGAGTGCCGGATACCTGACAAGAAGATCGTTTTTCCCCGCAGGGAATGGGGTGGCATCTGGGGGCAGGCCCTTGTCGGAAAGAGAACCATCCGCTCCAATGAGCCTGGCACTGTGCCCAGGGGGCACATTCCGATAACCAGAACTCTGATCGTGCCCATTATCCATTCCGGAAAGGTTATCGGTGAAATCGCGGTCGCCAACAAAGCTACCGATTACACGGACAAGGACCAGGAGCTTCTGGAAACCATCGTCAACTCCAAGATAGCCCCCATATTGTATGCCAGATTAGAGAGCGAGTGTCAGGAAAGGGAACGGCAGCGGGCAGAGGAATCGATCAGGTCAGCCTACGCCGAGCTCGACCAGATATTCAACACCGCAGCGGATGGGATGCGGGTGGTTGATAAAAACTTTACGGTCATAAGAACCAATAAGACATTTTCAACTATGGCAGGACTCAGTCAGGAGGAGATGGTGGGCAAAAAATGCCACGAGGTATTTCCCGGCTCCGCCTGCCATACTCCTGACTGCCCGCTGATCAGAATTCTCCATGGTGAGGAGCATATTGAATCTGAGGTGATCAAGGAACGCCTCGACGGCCGGAAAATTTCCTGCCTGGTGAACGCGACCCCTTTTCGGGGGCCTGATGGCGAATTGATCGGCGCGGTTGAAGATTTGAAGGACATCACCGAACGAAAACAGATGATGGAAGAGCTTTGCAGGGCCAAGGAGGAGGCGGAGGCCAAGTATCTGGCTCTGGTCGAGCAGGCCAACGACGGGGTGGCTATTATCCAGGATGAAGCATGGAAGTTCGTTAACCGGGTCATGACCGAGATTATCGGTTATACGGTTCAGGAAATGATGGACCGGCCCTTCTGGGAAGTGGTAGCACCTGAAAGCAGAGACCTTATGATCCGGAGATATCGCTCGCGCCTTTCCGGCAAGGATACTCCCTCTTTCTACGAGGCCAGGTTTCAGGCCAAAGATGGAACCATCAGGGATATCGAAATCTCGGCAGGACTTGTTCAATACCACGGGAAACCCGCCACCCTGGGCATTTTCCGGGATGTCACCAGCCGCAAGAGAATGGAGAATGAATTGCTGAAGGCCCAGAAACTTGAGTCCGTCGGCCTTCTGGCTGGTGGTATTGCCCACGATTTCAATAATCTGCTGGCTGCTATCATCGGCAATCTGTCTCTTATCGAGATGTATCTGAAATCCGGCGGCAGCATCTTCGAACCCTTGAAAAATACGGAACGGGCATCCCAGCAGGCCAGAGAGTTGACCCAGCAGCTCCTTACCTTCTCAAAAGGCGGCAATCCGGTGAGGAAGACTGCATCCATTGCCAATCTGCTGAGAGATGCAGCCCGCCTTGCCCTGAGCGGCTCCAATGTCACCTGCAGGCTGCACCTGCCTGATAATCTATGGTGGGCCGAAATTGATGAAGGCCAGATAAGTCAGGTTATCAATAACCTGCTGATCAACGCCGACCAGGCCATGCCGGAAGGCGGAACAATCGAACTGCAGGCTGAGAATGTCGTGATCAGGGAGGGTAGTGAGGGCAGTAATGGCGATGATCTTCCGCTCGATGATGGCAGGTATATCAGGGTAACGGTCAGGGACCAGGGGATCGGCATCCCGAAGGAGTATCTTACCCGTATCTTTGACCCCTATTTTACCACCAAGCAGAAAGGCAGCGGTCTTGGCCTGGCAATTTGCTACTCGATCGTCAGGAAGCATGCAGGACATATAACGGTGGAATCAAAAGTCGGGGTTGGAACTTCTTTTTCGTTCTATCTTCCGGCTTCAGCCAGAGAGGCTTTTGTCGTGGAAGATGTTATCGAGGAAGGGCCGATACGCGGGCAGGGGAAAATCCTGTTCATGGACGATCAGGAAATCATCAGGGATATGGCTGAAGAGATGCTGCTTGATCTTGGCTATGAAGTTGAGCTGGCCAGGGAAGGTCAGGAGGCTGTCGAGATGTACAAAAAAGCCCGGGAATCAGGACATGCCTTTGATGCCGTTATCCTCGATTTGACCATTCCGGGAGGCATGGGAGGCGATGAGACCATCCGGAAACTGCTCGAGATCGACCCAAAGGTCAATGCGATTGTCTCAAGCGGTTATTCCGGTGATCCTATCGTATCAGAATATCGGCAGCACGGTTTCCAGGGAGTGGTTGCCAAACCCTATAACCTCGAAGGGCTCAGCCGGGAATTACACAGGGTACTCAAAGGCACGGGAGCATATGGACCAAAGCCCCTGGCAGATCGGGGGACTCATTCCCGCTATCCGGGGCGATAA
- a CDS encoding polysaccharide biosynthesis tyrosine autokinase — protein sequence MKDSATFDEHLVSIWKPDSVIAEQYRILRTYILEVSKKKESRVFQVSSAIRGEGKTLTSINLAVSIVKGMDETVLLIDADMRKPQVGKMLGLDKSCVGLAEYLTYGGDLAKYILKTLIPKLSVITAGIPPENPSELLDSDRMFNLIQEVKNRYDNRFIIIDSPPIIPVTDSTIISSLVDHVILVVRASMTQREAVYEAINKLEDKTKILGLVLNGCENSLSNYFYHRYGRYSYSYERKKTV from the coding sequence ATGAAAGATAGTGCGACGTTTGATGAGCATTTGGTTTCGATATGGAAGCCCGACTCTGTGATTGCCGAACAGTACCGCATATTAAGAACCTATATCCTGGAAGTGTCAAAGAAAAAGGAAAGCAGGGTGTTTCAGGTCTCCAGTGCCATTCGGGGTGAAGGAAAGACGTTAACTTCCATCAACTTAGCTGTTTCTATCGTTAAGGGCATGGATGAAACCGTTCTCCTCATTGATGCTGATATGAGAAAACCGCAGGTGGGCAAAATGCTTGGCCTCGATAAAAGCTGCGTAGGATTAGCAGAGTACCTGACATACGGAGGTGATCTGGCGAAATATATCCTGAAAACCCTGATTCCAAAGCTGAGTGTAATTACTGCCGGTATTCCCCCCGAAAATCCTTCAGAGCTCCTTGATTCCGACCGCATGTTCAATTTGATTCAAGAGGTAAAGAACCGCTATGACAATCGTTTTATTATTATCGATTCTCCCCCGATAATTCCAGTGACTGATTCAACTATCATATCTTCTCTGGTAGACCATGTTATCCTGGTTGTCAGAGCATCAATGACTCAACGGGAGGCGGTATATGAGGCGATTAACAAATTGGAAGACAAGACAAAGATTCTGGGATTAGTTCTGAATGGCTGTGAAAACAGCCTGTCTAATTATTTCTACCATCGCTATGGTCGATATAGTTATTCCTATGAGAGGAAAAAAACGGTTTAA
- a CDS encoding RuBisCO large subunit C-terminal-like domain-containing protein — MAQSNQIRASYLITTEEDPEKIATAIAFEQTVEMPEYLISDPRILEKIVGQISEIHAEGEDQYRIILEYSPDILNGSLNQFMNLVFGNISLMQGIRLIELALPPDFLQKFPGPAYGVSGLRSRTEIFGRPLTCTALKPLGCSAPELARICYELSLGGIDIIKDDHNLGNQPTCTYQDRVRLCREALLKAQEKSGRKSLYFTNINDSPGVMQQQIEYALELGVDGLLLQPVITGLDFFRSIAENQSYPFFLMAHPSLSGVFFTSSKEGIAPEILLGTLFRMAGADAVIFPDCSGRFAFDENTCRRISTNLLAPLGTILPSFPIPAGGIRLSNLPEVRGKYPEDTIFLIGAGLYGSGRNLQENVKRFLDQLLSENSRYLPNNSRLHTE; from the coding sequence TTGGCTCAATCAAACCAGATTCGGGCATCTTACCTGATTACAACAGAAGAAGATCCGGAGAAGATCGCCACGGCGATTGCCTTCGAGCAAACTGTGGAGATGCCGGAGTATTTGATATCCGATCCCCGCATATTGGAGAAAATCGTCGGTCAAATTTCTGAGATTCATGCAGAGGGTGAAGATCAGTACCGGATAATTTTAGAGTATTCACCCGATATCCTGAACGGCTCGCTGAATCAATTCATGAATCTTGTCTTTGGCAATATTTCGTTAATGCAGGGTATCAGGCTTATTGAGTTGGCTCTTCCCCCGGACTTTCTCCAAAAGTTTCCCGGACCAGCCTATGGCGTCAGCGGATTGAGGAGCAGGACAGAGATCTTTGGACGGCCCCTCACCTGTACGGCACTGAAACCACTGGGGTGCAGCGCTCCGGAACTGGCTCGGATCTGCTATGAGCTTTCCCTTGGAGGGATCGATATTATCAAGGATGACCATAACCTGGGAAATCAGCCGACATGTACCTACCAGGACCGGGTCCGCCTCTGCCGGGAAGCTCTCCTGAAAGCCCAGGAGAAAAGCGGCAGGAAATCACTCTACTTCACGAATATCAATGACAGCCCTGGAGTCATGCAGCAGCAGATCGAGTATGCCCTGGAGCTGGGCGTAGATGGACTCCTGTTGCAGCCGGTAATCACGGGGTTGGATTTTTTCCGCTCGATTGCCGAAAACCAGAGTTATCCTTTTTTTCTCATGGCCCATCCATCTCTCAGCGGGGTCTTTTTCACCAGCAGCAAAGAAGGCATCGCCCCGGAAATCCTCCTGGGAACTCTCTTTCGCATGGCTGGAGCGGATGCCGTAATTTTTCCGGATTGCAGCGGCAGATTCGCATTCGATGAGAATACCTGCCGGAGAATCAGTACCAATCTGCTGGCCCCTCTGGGCACGATATTACCATCCTTTCCAATTCCCGCGGGAGGTATCAGGCTTTCCAACCTGCCGGAAGTTCGGGGAAAATACCCTGAAGACACCATATTCCTGATCGGAGCCGGCCTTTACGGATCAGGCCGCAATCTCCAGGAAAACGTTAAAAGGTTCCTTGACCAGTTACTTAGTGAAAATTCCCGGTACCTTCCGAACAATTCCAGACTCCATACCGAATAA
- a CDS encoding DUF433 domain-containing protein, which produces MVQRERIIIDTEILGGKPIIKGTRLSVEFILELLASGMTQAEILEDYPHICEEDLHAVLEYAAHALK; this is translated from the coding sequence ATGGTGCAGAGAGAGAGAATTATTATAGATACTGAAATACTTGGAGGCAAACCAATTATCAAGGGTACACGGCTCAGCGTTGAATTTATCCTTGAATTATTGGCTTCTGGAATGACCCAAGCAGAAATTTTGGAAGATTATCCCCACATTTGTGAGGAAGACTTGCATGCGGTTTTGGAATATGCTGCACATGCACTGAAATAA
- a CDS encoding TIGR04211 family SH3 domain-containing protein: protein MPRYRFLLLLTAAAFMSIVFLSQSNAAAKTMYVSAIHMINMRSEPEMSSRIVARARSGEPITVVSQKGGWYYIRTPQGEEGWVAQSLLTNKKPLAEQLEILTIEADKQARLIAQLSQENKSLKKYVRLFELTEGELKQIRNKNYRLKNRQDQMWAAFGAGILLFGWFIGLITRGFSWKKKSGYRYMID, encoded by the coding sequence GTGCCAAGATACCGTTTCCTCCTCCTTCTTACTGCTGCGGCGTTTATGTCGATCGTTTTTCTCAGCCAGTCGAATGCTGCGGCCAAAACCATGTACGTATCCGCTATCCATATGATTAACATGCGCAGTGAGCCGGAGATGAGCAGCAGGATCGTTGCCCGGGCCAGGTCCGGAGAGCCGATAACGGTTGTCTCCCAAAAGGGTGGGTGGTATTATATCCGTACTCCGCAGGGCGAAGAAGGATGGGTGGCGCAATCACTTCTTACGAATAAAAAACCTCTGGCCGAGCAACTCGAAATTCTGACCATCGAGGCCGATAAACAGGCACGACTGATTGCCCAGTTGAGCCAGGAAAACAAATCCCTTAAGAAATATGTTCGATTGTTCGAGCTTACCGAGGGAGAGCTCAAGCAAATCAGAAATAAAAATTACCGGCTGAAAAACCGCCAGGATCAGATGTGGGCAGCTTTCGGTGCCGGGATCCTGTTATTTGGCTGGTTCATCGGGCTGATCACCAGAGGTTTTTCCTGGAAAAAGAAATCAGGATATCGCTATATGATTGATTAG